One Thermoanaerobacter pseudethanolicus ATCC 33223 DNA window includes the following coding sequences:
- a CDS encoding GntR family transcriptional regulator encodes MLLPEKKPLYELALRKMEELIKTGQWKEGSKLPSESQLAKQFGISRATLREAMRILEDEGLIVKQQGVGTFVRRKPLIKSGLEELFSVTTLIERQGMVPGTKDFTVYKLPATENEANHLKLKPGDIIYKVERVRTADEVPVVYCIDRLPRSIVGESFTGFEQSVFSYLESEHSITITYAVSNIRVIKHDPVVEKKLMMDKNDSILLLEQVHYDENNTPILYSSNYFNASKFDFYIIRKRIL; translated from the coding sequence ATGCTGCTACCTGAGAAAAAACCGCTGTATGAGCTTGCCTTAAGGAAAATGGAAGAATTGATAAAGACAGGGCAGTGGAAAGAGGGCAGCAAGCTCCCTTCTGAATCACAGCTTGCCAAACAATTTGGTATTAGTCGAGCTACTTTAAGAGAAGCAATGAGAATTTTAGAAGATGAAGGACTTATAGTGAAACAGCAAGGGGTAGGAACTTTTGTAAGGAGAAAACCCCTTATAAAGAGTGGCTTGGAAGAGTTATTTAGTGTTACCACTTTAATTGAAAGGCAAGGGATGGTACCTGGTACAAAAGATTTTACTGTATATAAATTGCCTGCTACAGAAAATGAGGCAAATCACTTAAAATTGAAACCAGGAGATATTATATATAAAGTAGAAAGGGTAAGAACAGCAGATGAGGTCCCGGTTGTGTATTGCATTGACAGGTTACCTCGAAGCATTGTAGGCGAATCTTTTACGGGATTTGAACAATCTGTGTTTTCTTACCTTGAAAGTGAACACTCTATTACAATAACCTATGCAGTTTCTAATATAAGAGTTATAAAACATGACCCTGTAGTTGAGAAAAAACTAATGATGGACAAAAATGATTCAATTCTTTTGTTAGAACAGGTGCATTACGATGAAAACAATACGCCAATCCTTTATTCTTCTAACTATTTTAATGCTTCTAAATTCGACTTCTATATTATACGCAAAAGAATATTATGA
- a CDS encoding pyrimidine-nucleoside phosphorylase, whose protein sequence is MRMYDLIMKKRDGGVLTKEEIDFIISSYTKDYIPDYQMSALAMAIYFRGMTPEETAHLTMAMAYSGDVMDLSAIKGIKVDKHSTGGVADTTTLVLAPMVAACGAPVAKMSGRGLGHTGGTIDKLESIPGMRVELSEEEFIDNVNKYGIAIIGQTKNLTPADKKLYALRDVTATVDSIPLIASSVMSKKIAAGADGIVLDVKVGRGAFMKDLESAKALAKLMVDIGNSVRRKTVAHVTNMDYPLGLAIGNALEIIEAVQVLKGHGSKDLLEVCMLLGSDMLQIAGVAKDDTEARAKLKEALDSGKALQKFKEFIKAQGGDERVVDDFSLLPQAKYVRPWIADRDVYIKDMMALDLGLVAMKLGAGREKKEDKIDLAVGIMLGGKVGDIVRKGEPIATIYANDEGKAEWALNEIKKYILLSDEPVERPTLIFE, encoded by the coding sequence ATGCGGATGTATGACCTTATAATGAAAAAGAGAGACGGTGGAGTTCTTACAAAAGAAGAGATTGATTTTATAATATCCTCTTACACAAAAGATTATATTCCTGATTATCAGATGAGCGCTTTGGCAATGGCTATATATTTTAGAGGAATGACGCCAGAAGAGACTGCACATCTTACTATGGCTATGGCTTACTCTGGCGATGTGATGGATTTATCAGCCATTAAAGGAATCAAAGTGGATAAACACTCAACTGGTGGTGTAGCTGACACTACTACACTGGTGCTTGCTCCGATGGTAGCAGCCTGTGGAGCGCCTGTTGCAAAAATGTCGGGAAGAGGTTTAGGACATACCGGTGGAACGATAGATAAACTTGAGTCAATACCAGGAATGAGAGTAGAACTCAGCGAAGAGGAGTTTATTGATAACGTAAATAAATACGGCATTGCTATTATTGGACAGACAAAAAATCTCACCCCTGCTGATAAAAAATTATATGCTTTAAGGGATGTTACTGCAACAGTAGATTCTATTCCTCTTATTGCAAGCTCTGTTATGAGTAAAAAGATTGCCGCAGGTGCAGATGGCATAGTATTAGATGTGAAAGTGGGTAGAGGAGCTTTTATGAAAGATTTAGAAAGCGCCAAAGCCCTTGCTAAATTGATGGTGGATATAGGAAATTCTGTAAGGAGAAAGACTGTAGCTCACGTTACAAATATGGATTATCCGTTAGGGCTTGCGATAGGAAATGCACTTGAGATAATAGAAGCTGTTCAAGTTTTAAAAGGTCATGGTTCTAAAGATTTATTGGAAGTATGTATGCTACTTGGTTCTGATATGCTTCAAATTGCAGGTGTTGCAAAAGACGATACAGAGGCGAGGGCAAAACTAAAAGAAGCGCTTGATAGCGGAAAAGCCCTACAAAAATTTAAAGAATTTATAAAGGCTCAAGGTGGAGATGAAAGAGTAGTTGACGATTTTTCACTTTTACCACAGGCTAAGTATGTAAGACCTTGGATTGCCGACAGGGATGTATATATAAAAGACATGATGGCTTTAGATTTAGGCCTTGTAGCGATGAAGTTAGGAGCGGGAAGAGAGAAAAAAGAAGACAAAATAGATTTAGCAGTTGGTATAATGCTAGGTGGAAAAGTTGGAGATATAGTTAGAAAAGGTGAGCCTATTGCTACAATATATGCTAATGATGAGGGTAAAGCTGAATGGGCTTTAAATGAAATTAAAAAGTATATTCTTCTCTCTGATGAGCCTGTGGAAAGGCCAACATTAATATTTGAGTAA
- a CDS encoding phosphopentomutase gives MFKRVILIVLDSVGVGELPDAYKFGDEGSNTLGHVTEKTGVELPNMGRLGLGNIIPLKSVPENPNAICGYGKMAEKSAGKDTTTGHWEIAGLFIEKPFPTYPHGFPDEIIKEFEKRIGRKVLGNKPASGTEIIKELGEEHVKTGYPIVYTSADSVFQVAAHENVIPLEELYRICEIAREILKGDHAVGRVIARPFTGTPGNFVRTGNRRDFSLKPFEPTILDMLKEDGYEVFAIGKIEDIFAGQGITGKNHTTNNDEGITATIKAMDEIKNGLIFTNLVDFDMLYGHRNDVEGYAKALKHFDNRLPEIMEKLTKEDLLIITADHGCDPTTESTDHSREYVPLLVYSPLMKHGVNLGVRSTYADIAATIAETFRVGPTKHGTSFLKELPL, from the coding sequence ATGTTCAAAAGAGTCATACTAATAGTTTTGGATAGCGTAGGAGTAGGAGAATTGCCAGACGCTTATAAGTTTGGGGATGAAGGTTCAAACACCTTAGGCCATGTGACAGAAAAGACAGGTGTTGAACTTCCTAATATGGGGCGATTAGGGCTAGGGAATATAATTCCTTTAAAAAGCGTTCCTGAAAACCCTAACGCTATTTGTGGATATGGCAAGATGGCTGAAAAATCAGCAGGGAAAGATACTACTACAGGTCATTGGGAGATAGCAGGACTCTTTATTGAGAAACCTTTCCCTACTTATCCCCATGGTTTTCCTGATGAAATTATCAAGGAATTTGAAAAAAGAATTGGTAGAAAAGTTTTGGGAAATAAGCCTGCTTCAGGTACGGAAATAATAAAAGAGCTGGGAGAAGAACATGTAAAAACAGGATATCCTATAGTTTATACTTCTGCTGATAGCGTATTTCAAGTAGCAGCCCATGAGAATGTCATACCTCTTGAAGAGCTTTATAGAATTTGTGAAATTGCCAGGGAAATACTAAAAGGAGACCATGCGGTAGGAAGAGTCATTGCAAGGCCTTTTACCGGTACTCCTGGAAATTTTGTGAGAACAGGAAATAGGAGAGATTTTTCGTTAAAGCCTTTTGAGCCTACTATATTAGATATGTTAAAAGAAGATGGATATGAGGTTTTTGCTATAGGAAAGATTGAGGATATTTTTGCTGGGCAAGGAATTACTGGGAAAAATCATACGACAAACAATGACGAGGGCATTACAGCTACTATAAAAGCGATGGATGAAATTAAAAATGGGTTAATTTTCACAAATTTAGTTGATTTTGATATGTTGTATGGCCATAGAAATGATGTAGAAGGATATGCAAAAGCTTTGAAACATTTTGATAACAGACTTCCAGAAATTATGGAAAAACTCACAAAGGAAGATTTACTAATTATAACTGCTGACCATGGTTGTGACCCTACTACTGAAAGCACAGACCATTCAAGGGAATATGTGCCACTATTAGTTTATAGTCCTTTAATGAAACATGGAGTTAATTTAGGAGTAAGGAGCACATATGCAGATATTGCTGCCACAATAGCTGAAACATTCAGGGTTGGTCCTACAAAGCATGGCACATCTTTCTTGAAGGAATTACCTTTATGA
- a CDS encoding ABC transporter permease, giving the protein MEIFLNPQLWAATLAMATPLALPALGGTFSERSGVVNIAMEGIMLIAAFFAVVFAHATGSAWLGLLGAMIVGLIVALIFAWAAVSLTANQIILGMAINIFASGITAYLLNTMYGFTGTPVDTPMLPTIEIPGIKDTPFLGQVLSGHSVVVYLMIIILFVSDYFLFHTNLGLRLRAVGENPEAAETAGIDVIKLRYLGVALSGVLSAMGGAYLSIGALNSFIPDMTSGRGYIALAAMIFGKWTPFGSFGAALLFGFATAFSMQLQNTAFSKNIIMMLPYIVTILALVGVGGKSVPPAADGVPYTPKK; this is encoded by the coding sequence ATGGAAATATTTTTAAATCCACAACTTTGGGCAGCTACTTTGGCGATGGCCACACCATTAGCATTACCTGCGCTAGGTGGTACTTTTTCTGAAAGATCTGGTGTTGTAAATATAGCGATGGAAGGTATTATGCTTATTGCAGCATTTTTTGCAGTTGTATTTGCTCATGCGACTGGTAGCGCTTGGCTAGGACTTTTAGGTGCTATGATAGTTGGGCTTATAGTAGCTTTGATTTTTGCGTGGGCAGCTGTAAGCTTAACGGCTAATCAAATAATTTTAGGTATGGCAATTAATATTTTTGCATCGGGTATTACGGCATACCTTTTAAATACGATGTATGGTTTTACAGGAACTCCTGTTGACACTCCTATGCTACCTACTATAGAAATCCCAGGCATTAAAGATACACCATTTTTAGGCCAAGTTTTGAGTGGTCACAGTGTAGTAGTATATTTGATGATAATAATTTTATTTGTGTCAGATTATTTTCTGTTCCACACAAATTTAGGTTTAAGACTTCGAGCAGTTGGTGAAAATCCTGAGGCGGCTGAAACAGCGGGTATTGATGTTATAAAATTAAGGTATCTTGGCGTTGCATTAAGCGGTGTTCTTTCTGCGATGGGTGGTGCTTACCTGTCAATAGGTGCGTTAAATAGTTTCATCCCTGATATGACAAGTGGTAGAGGTTACATTGCGTTGGCAGCAATGATTTTTGGTAAATGGACGCCTTTTGGGTCTTTTGGTGCTGCACTTCTCTTTGGATTCGCAACGGCTTTCAGCATGCAGCTCCAAAATACGGCATTTTCTAAGAATATAATCATGATGTTGCCCTATATAGTGACAATACTTGCACTTGTGGGTGTCGGTGGAAAGAGCGTACCACCTGCTGCAGATGGAGTACCATATACACCAAAGAAATAA
- a CDS encoding cytidine deaminase, with protein sequence MEYKDYEKLVELAKDAREKAYVPYSHFKVGACVLTEDGKAYQGCNIENASYGLTNCAERTALFSAYANGDRKLKAIAVVADTEGPVSPCGACRQVMMELGGEDMVVILSNMKGDYAVVTVKDLLPGAFTSKDLEK encoded by the coding sequence GTGGAATATAAAGATTATGAGAAGCTTGTGGAATTAGCGAAAGATGCAAGGGAGAAGGCCTATGTGCCTTACTCCCACTTTAAAGTAGGTGCATGTGTTCTTACTGAAGATGGAAAAGCTTACCAAGGATGCAATATTGAGAATGCTTCTTATGGTCTTACCAATTGTGCAGAAAGGACAGCACTTTTTAGCGCTTATGCAAATGGAGATAGAAAATTAAAAGCAATTGCTGTAGTTGCAGATACTGAAGGTCCTGTTTCTCCTTGTGGTGCATGTAGACAGGTAATGATGGAATTGGGTGGAGAAGACATGGTTGTTATATTGAGCAACATGAAAGGCGATTATGCTGTTGTCACTGTTAAAGATTTGTTGCCAGGTGCTTTTACCTCAAAAGATTTAGAGAAATAA